From Dioscorea cayenensis subsp. rotundata cultivar TDr96_F1 chromosome 22, TDr96_F1_v2_PseudoChromosome.rev07_lg8_w22 25.fasta, whole genome shotgun sequence, a single genomic window includes:
- the LOC120252744 gene encoding bifunctional TH2 protein, mitochondrial, giving the protein MRFLSPILLRSSIPSPSLLFSARTVSIDSRFGCFDRKLLSVRPPARSGSDPPVHRGFRASWLRGGALTSSPMAEEGSVARRFWINSLKETVYAAYTPFVVCLAAGNLEMECFRNYIAQDVHFLRAYVQAYEMAEDCADDDDAKAGISDLRKSALEELKMHNSIVEEWGVDTTKEIAPFPATTKYIDFLLATAAGKVEGGKVPVKIVTPFEKTKIAAYTVGAMTPCMSLYAFLGKKLQMFLHLNGNNHPYKKWIENYASKNFEAAAEQIEELLDKLSVTLTGEELELIQKLYQQAMRLEIEFFLAQPIAQPAVVPLTRLHDPANRLVIFSDFDLTCTVVDSSAILAEIAILTAPKADLIGLDDSNARISSTDLRNSWDSLSGQYTEEYEQCIENILPSDKASSFDYEGLRKSLEHLSNFEKQANSRVVESGVLRGMNLDDIKRAGELLSLQEGCRDFFQKIVSKQENFNADIHILSYCWCGDLIRSAFASGSLNVLNIHANEFEYNESISTGNIIRKMESPLNKVEAFKDILGNAGDKDQHLSVYIGDSVGDLLCLLEADVGIVIGSSTSLRKVGEQFGVSFVPLFSGLVAKQKHLAEGAQPVWKGLSGVLYTVSSWTEIQAFILGE; this is encoded by the exons atGCGATTTCTCTCCCCCATTCTTCTCCGATCTTCCATTCCTAGCCCTAGCCTTCTCTTCTCGGCTAGAACCGTCTCAATTGACTCCCGATTTGGTTGCTTTGATCGGAAACTCCTTTCGGTACGCCCTCCGGCGAGGTCAGGATCGGATCCTCCTGTTCATCGTGGGTTTCGAGCTTCGTGGCTTAGGGGTGGTGCTTTGACATCTTCGCCCATGGCTGAGGAGGGTTCCGTGGCTAGGAGGTTCTGGATCAACTCGCTGAAGGAGACCGTCTATGCCGCTTATACTCCGTTCGTTGTTTGCCTTGCGGCGGGGAATCTGGAGATGGAGTGCTTTCGGAACTACATTGCCCAGGATGTGCATTTTCTCAGAGCTTATGTTCAAGC GTATGAGATGGCGGAGGATTGTGCTGATGATGACGATGCAAAGGCGGGAATATCCGACCTTAGAAAATCTGCTTTAGAGGAGCTGAAAATGCATAATTCAATTGTTGAG GAATGGGGTGTTGACACCACAAAAGAGATTGCTCCATTTCCTGCAACAACAAAGTACATTGATTTTCTGTTAGCAACAGCTGCGGGCAAGGTTGAAGGAGGAAAGGTCCCTGTCAAAATTGTCACTCCTTTTGAGAAGACCAAAATTGCTGCTTATACGGTTGGTGCCATGACTCCTTGTATGAGCCTTTACGCTTTCTTGGGCAAAAAGCTTCAAATGTTTTTGCATCTTAATGGAAACAATCATCCTTACAAGAAGTGGATTGAGAATTATGCTTCAAAAAATTTTGAG GCAGCGGCTGAGCAGATTGAAGAGTTACTTGACAAACTGAGTGTTACTTTAACCGGAGAGGAGCTTGAGCTCATACAAAAGCTTTACCAGCAAGCTATGAGACTTGaaatagagttttttttagCTCAGCCAATAGCTCAGCCAGCTGTAGTTCCGTTAACAAGGCTGCATGACCCTGCAAATCGGCTTGTTATATTTTCTGATTTTGACTTGACATGCACGGTAGTTGATTCCTCTGCTATTTTAGCAGAGATTGCAATTTTGACTGCCCCCAAGGCTGATCTAATTGGGCTTGATGATTCGAATGCACGGATTTCCTCCACAGATTTGAGAAACTCCTGGGATTCCCTTTCTGGACAGTATACTGAAGAGTATGAACAATGCATAGAGAATATCCTTCCTTCAGATAAAG CCAGCTCATTTGATTATGAAGGTCTGCGTAAAAGTTTGGAGCATCTTTCTAATTTTGAAAAACAGGCAAATTCTAGGGTTGTTGAGTCAGGAGTTTTGCGTGGTATGAATTTGGATGACATAAAAAGGGCTGGTGAACTGCTGAGTCTTCAAGAAGGTTGCAGAGACTTTTTTCAGAAGATtgtaagcaagcaagaaaattttaATGCTGATATCCACATACTTTCTTATTGCTGGTGTGGAGATCTAATCAGGTCTGCCTTTGCATCAG GTTCTTTGAATGTTCTGAACATACATGCAAATGAATTTGAGTACAACGAATCTATCTCCACGGGGAACATTATCAGGAAGATGGAGTCACCCCTGAACAAAGTTGAGGCTTTCAAGGATATTTTGGGCAATGCCGGCGACAAAGATCAGCACCTGTCTGTGTACATTGGAGACTCAGTTGGTGACCTGCTGTGTTTGCTTGAAGCAGATGTAGGCATTGTGATTGGATCAAGCACAAGCTTAAGGAAAGTCGGCGAACAATTCGGTGTTTCATTCGTGCCATTGTTTTCTGGTTTGGTAGCCAAACAAAAGCATCTTGCGGAAGGGGCTCAGCCTGTATGGAAGGGCCTGTCCGGGGTTCTGTATACGGTTTCTAGCTGGACAGAGATACAAGCTTTTATTCTTGGTGAATAA
- the LOC120252709 gene encoding LOW QUALITY PROTEIN: UDP-glycosyltransferase 73C4-like (The sequence of the model RefSeq protein was modified relative to this genomic sequence to represent the inferred CDS: deleted 1 base in 1 codon), which yields METTSDHNNNNNHKPHFILIPWMAQGHFIPMIDIARLLSLHSVFVTVITTPGNTSRISSTISRLLPVHFTTLSFPSTATGLPPGCENLDSVPSRDLARNFYNAAKLLRQPLEHHLVPPPLHQAASSPALASLGFTPSPKNSTFQDSSFKASPASLFSAITTLAFSNPMRLFPLLSNLFFYLISQQQQQQQQLMITKSELPKFFDKSSEFYDIYKELQEGENSADGIIVNSFDELEPEYAEFLAKATKKRVWTVGPVSLSSEDKLDVSERGNKADINEEDCLHWLNTQVPGSVIYVSFGSMGKLAPEQVKELGFGLEETKRPFIWVMKDVGKFRKRNEGKCFLIRGWAPQVMILKHKAVGGFLTHCGWNSTLEGVAAGVPLMTWPLGADQFLNEKLVVEVLGVGVRVGAKAVVSMEGGEKGTSGDQVVRREMVVKAVERLMDDGDEEGKKRRERVKELEEKAKRALMIGGSSWLNLDLLIGYVSEHDVVKLHG from the exons ATGGAAACCACCTCcgaccacaacaacaacaacaaccacaaaCCTCACTTCATCTTGATCCCATGGATGGCTCAAGGTCACTTCATCCCCATGATCGACATCGCTCGTCTTCTCTCCCTCCACTCCGTCTTCGTCACCGTCATCACCACTCCCGGCAACACTTCTCGCATCTCCTCCACCATCTCTCGTCTCCTCCCCGTCCACTTCACCACCCTCTCTTTCCCTTCCACCGCCACCGGCCTCCCTCCCGGCTGTGAAAACCTCGACTCCGTCCCCTCCCGTGACCTTGCCCGCAACTTCTACAATGCAGCCAAACTCCTCCGCCAACCTTTAGAACACCATCTC GTACCTCCACCCCTCCACCAAGCTGCATCATCGCCGGCGTTGGCTTCCCTTGGCTTCACTCCATCGCCAAAGAACTCAACGTTCCAAGACTCGTCTTTCAAGGCTTCTCCTGCTTCTCTCTTCTCTGCAATCACAACCTTAGCTTTTTCAAACCCCATGAGACTGTTTCCTCTCCTTTCCAACCTTTTCTTTTACCTCATctcccaacaacaacaacaacaacaacagctcATGATCACAAAGTCAGAGCTTCCCAAGTTTTTCGACAAGTCCTCAGAGTTCTATGACATTTATAAAGAGCTACAAGAAGGTGAGAATTCAGCTGATGGTATTATAGTAAACAGTTTTGATGAATTAGAGCCTGAGTATGCGGAGTTCTTGGCAAAAGCCACTAAGAAGAGAGTGTGGACAGTAGGGCCAGTTTCACTCTCAAGTGAAGATAAACTCGATGTCTCCGAGAGAGGAAACAAAGCCGACATCAATGAAGAAGATTGTCTCCATTGGCTTAACACACAAGTACCAGGTTCAGTAATCTACGTGAGTTTTGGTAGCATGGGAAAGCTGGCTCCGGAGCAAGTCAAGGAGTTAGGATTTGGGTTAGAGGAGACTAAAAGGCCGTTCATATGGGTTATGAAAGACGTCGGAAAA TTTAGAAAGAGGAATGAAGGTAAGTGTTTTTTGATAAGAGGATGGGCACCACAAGTGATGATATTGAAGCACAAAGCAGTGGGAGGGTTCTTGACACATTGTGGATGGAACTCAACGTTGGAAGGCGTGGCCGCCGGCGTGCCGTTGATGACGTGGCCTTTGGGAGCTGATCAGTTTCTGAATGAGAAGTTGGTGGTGGAGGTGCTTGGTGTTGGAGTGAGAGTGGGAGCTAAGGCTGTAGTTTCAATGGAGGGAGGAGAGAAAGGTACTAGTGGAGATCAGGTGGTGAGGAGAGAGATGGTGGTGAAGGCTGTGGAGAGGTTGATGgatgatggagatgaagaagggaagaagaggagagagagagtgaaGGAGTTGGAAGAGAAAGCTAAGAGAGCTTTGATGATAGGTGGGTCTTCTTGGTTGAATTTGGATCTTTTGATTGGCTATGTGTCTGAGCATGACGTTGTCAAGCTGCATGGTTAG